The Elusimicrobiota bacterium DNA window CATCTGCGAATGCTTTTACTTTTCCGTGATAAATATACCCGCATCTGTCAAACACAACATTTTTAAGCCCTGCTGAGAGAGCTTTTTTTGCTGTTTCTTCGCCAAGCAGTGTTGCCGATTTTATATTTGCTGTATTTTTTAATTTGAGTGTTCTTGTTGAAACAGATAAAAGTGTATGCCCTCTTATATCGTCTATAAACTGAATATAGATGTTTTTGTTGGATTTATGAAGCACCATTCTGGGCCGTTGCG harbors:
- the rplR gene encoding 50S ribosomal protein L18 produces the protein MLSEKEQALIRRKLRIRKKIAGTAQRPRMVLHKSNKNIYIQFIDDIRGHTLLSVSTRTLKLKNTANIKSATLLGEETAKKALSAGLKNVVFDRCGYIYHGKVKAFADAARSAGLKF